tcaggtaggcaaatgtgccagtgctgaggaacagggagaccacggccaggtgagggaggcaggtggaaaaggctttgtgccgtccctgctgagaggggatcctcagcactgccctgaagatctgcacataggagaaaacaatgaaaacaaaacagccaaacACGAAACAGGCACCAACCACAAGAAGCcaaatttccctgaggtagcctgagtgtgagcaggagagcttgaggatgtgtgggatttcacagaagaactggcccagggcattgccctggcacaggggcagggaaaatgtattggctgtgtgcagcagagaatagagaaacccagcagcccaggcagctgctgccatgtgggcacaagctctgctgcccaggagggtcccgtagtgcaggggtttgcagatggcaacgtagcggtcgtagcacatgatggtgaggagggaaaactctgctgcaAATAAGAATATGAGGAGaaaaacctgtgcagcacatcctgcataGGAGATGGTTCTGGTGTTCCACAggaaattgtgcatggctttggggacagtggtgcagatgcagcccaggtctgtgagggagaggttgagcaggaagaagcccatgggggtgtgcaggtggtggtcacaggctacggcgctgaggatgaggccgttggccaggagggcagccagggagatggccaggaagagccagaagtgcaggagctgcagctcccgcctgtctgcaaatgccaggaggaggagatgggtgggggagctgctgttccgcatttgctgttccttaggacagggtctgttcagaaaaggaaagcacagggaacaattaagacagccccctctTAGCAAAGCTggtgcagttttcagggaaatcccctccaagtgaaaggcatttcttttctctggtttgtgttttctgagggtgctgtgaggagcagcagctctggtcaTGTACCGCCAAGGACTCAGTTTAtagtgcccacccccaagggaagtctcagcacttcccagaatcctgtgctcatttctgatcccgcctgaaatattcatctctgagagtaaaagagtttgaatttcagtggaggctcctgaactgagagaacaatgtctctGCTACAATGCCTgagcaggaaacacacctcaggactaattcctttcctgtagcccctgtcttttgtgagctttgcaaaaaattctCCATTCACTATGGTGTAGTGGTGTGGAGCTGTGAACAGGTCAGACCCTGCAAGAGCGAGACATGGCAAAGATCCTtcctcagctgccaggtttgctccttgcccacagcccttctgccccagccctggagcagctccccgggccagCTGAGatctgcccctggcaggcagcagagtccctgcccagcacagcgcctgggctgcaggaccctgctctgccccacagccctgggcacccctggctgcacccccggcttcacagctcttccaaagtgccccaaaacagcccctgttcacccatcccatcagctggggctgggccagctttaggagatgcctccaggagctgcccctgtaCTGCCCTGCAGtcacagactcaccatgtgcagccctgccaagattcctcctgcagggagctctcagccctcctgccagtgctgagccccttgaagctgtgtctgtgccctgctggtgtccctgagctgccctggcagtgccctcagccctgctgggctgtgcagaggagctgctcaccagcagagctgtctctttgaagctcttcttgcttgccaggagcttcctgtgtgccaggagcccagcccagctcagcagcacagcaacagccccagacatttcatgaccctcaagggggtttgatgttgtttacatgagactcagtccctgagaggaagttcaaacaacttctcaagaagtcaaagtgagatggaaacactgaagtttcttgtagtgctaatgagtctcattgagggacacaactgagaacgtgtccccaggttccagttagagcagaaaactgcagagagtgatgacaaggatggacaagcaagggaaagctggttctgatgctgaataaaccttaacttgtttccttaatccaaagggccaaACCCTgatccccagcccctgggaaggcagatgctgtccctgcctcattcctcagggctcttcctggggcactgggatgtgggatgtgcaatgccaagggcaggaccatggggtggcacctgccaggctgctgagcagggacaaggaggccatgaggccccagggctgcaaggggcactcccctcctcctggcatcaggggcacagagagcagccctggccaaaggcctgcagaaggtggttctgtcagggcctttcagcttctccccatccctgtctcctctccagcccaggctgtcctacggtgtccatgccctgcccctttccctgcaggctgtcgtcatccccccggctgccccacctggctggcaccttcctgcactgacatctctgcgtcctccctggctcttcctgcacacacaaagccttgggctcatccagactccttctttgtgacatattgcaccacaacactgacctcggagggaaatttctgacttcttgtcaccagcctaggccaccccagctgcccttggtggcactagttctttcttaggctgttttctgacaggaagaaaagctccaccagctctgacaccccccttccagacctctcaggctactcctctactgtcctcagtctttgcaccactgacccctgtgtcctcagcctctatatacgggtcatgtgcttgaggccccaaattccttcctaggatatctctgggacctctccaaggttttggaagatgacaatagagtgctcttatcccaggaaacacagagagacacttttttccaagggttgtcttggcagaatgaggcacaatctctttaaactttctggcacaagggagctctgagctctggatatggagggaggtccaagtgccaaccactggagtgggagctacaaatcatcagggcttgtgttctttggagggccagacactggtgagagtggtgtgtgtgtgcacatggaaggacttgaagggcacaatgaactgtctcaaaacactgtcaaagcaggaaaatcccataaggcaccacaacacataagcactggtggcaaacaggaaggcatTTAATTCCAAGACCTAAACAGAGGTGAAGCTTTGGGGATTCTTTTCCctgaggttttaaaaaaattaatttgccgagttttcactgttgttttttccttcccctcttccttacAGGAAGATGAGCAGGCAACTTTCTTCCTTTAGGGATTTGTAAATAGGGAAAGGAGACAGACCTATTTTTTACCCCTTGGTACACACAGGGGAAGTGTCTATCAAGCACTACTTCAATGAGCTCAGTTTAGCCCAGCTATTCTctcattatttcctttccttgttgcacctttcttccctttcccacaaGGATGCTTGTTTGGCATCTATGGAAACTGCCAAAAGATTGGAAGAGGATCTTTTAGAGAGCCAGGTCGTGCCAGTCCACCTGCTAAGGAGGACAGACATTTAGGGCAGGAAGTAGAGCAAGCCTCTGTCAACTTGGGATTTGTTTGATTGATTGGATAAATAAGAAGTGCTGTTCTCTGAAACTTCCACTGATTGCCCTGAGCAACACCCAGATTCAAGAGGCTGACAAAGCAAAGCCTCTGTTTTACCAAGGACAGAGTTTCTCGTGCTTTCCCCCATGGCAGCACCCTCTCTGAAAGGCAAGGCCATCAGTAGATAACTGTGGGCATGCTTAGTATGACCTCCAATAATCCTTAGAGCATCTGTAGGGAGAGAAACTTCATGACAGATGAGATACATGGTAGAGTGGAAAAAGCAGTCTCTTTCCTAGTTTGGAAACTATCCCAGAGACTGCATTTTCCAGCCATGAGACTAGAAAATCCGTTTTATTTGGAGCATATTTTGTAGGcttctttgctgttttatcCCTTCTCAgccacctgtgccagggcaatatTAAGGAAGGAACtgagttttaaaaaagagaaaatgcaaaaactCATTTCAGGCAGTCAGTTCTTCTGGGCAGGGCCGTCTGACTCTTGGTGTgtttccctccctgtgctcagcaccgGCACAGGGCACACTGAGGGAGGTCTCCAAACTTTCCTGTAGGTGACTCTGTCAAAACTAATCCCCTCCCAGGGCATCACAAGATGATGCTCATCAGCTCCTCCAAGTCAAAGGATACTTCTTTTCCCCCAGGGCAGAAAAGATGGAAACATGCTACTGGTGCAAGAGGGGGACAGCGGAGGCCCATCCTCTGCCATGGGGGTGGTGACCCAGACTCCCTGTTTGTCCTCTAGTCCCTCTGGGAGCCCTGAGGTTTCCTTCTGGTCCCCTCTGGCTCCCTGTGCTTGGAAAGCCTTCCAAATCCATTCTGGTGAGGGGAAGTGgtgatgcagcaacagcagatgCCTCGTGGGATGcctggacacccctggggaggcagagctggggccactcattctgtgccctgtcctggctgggtgctggggggactgccctgaggagagaccaaggaggcttctcctggggaaagccTCAGCCAAAGCTCAACTTCCCAAACAAgtctggggctgggggtgtgccaagggggaagttgtcctgcaggcagcagggcaggacaagcAGGACGCAGTCTGCTCAGGACACGGCACATCTGAAGGACACCATGGGTTTAATAAAGCTTTATTAAATCACAGTTGCCTCCAACTGGCTCAGTGggaacagaagagcagtgctcgTAGTTTGAATTGTGGTTCTTGGTGAAGATTTGATGGCATCAGGATTCCAGTTCTCCTGCCTGtatgaaggacagagtttcttttttgtgataagatctatgcctggaaagctccccaggcagccatcaggccccaacatggcatcagggcagttggcagcagtccccccaacacctgcctcccagcccacgccaagccactgccttacccacagccccagagccctggatgccaccatggctgtccctgacaccaccctgctcaccagctcaggtgtctcacacagcgcctgggagcctgggaatgtTGGAAGCTCTTCATGGATGTGGACGTTGGTACCTGAAGAGCTTCTGGCCTGAATCGAGGGCTCGGTGTTGGTCCTAAAGCCTTCAGGATGCCGATGGTCTGTTCTGCCAGGCAAGAGACGACTTCACTGCTGTCTGTCTTCAAGGGCTGAAgggctgtgagaaaaaaaacagagccgAGATGAAACTCCAGACATCCCTCCAGCCCATGTTCCCCACTCACCGCTGCAGATCTCGTCCAGTTGCTCTGTGCTTCGGTTCCTCAGGTGcccattttccagctccagggggacagggccagtcaaaccatgacaacttGGCAGAGACGTCTTCAactgcttctgcttcctcagcacCGCTGAGCCCAGGTGGTCTCAGAAGGGGCAGATGGAGAAATCCTGCAtgttgctgctctcctgggaggaaggaggaaaggtgagctttggaaacagcggccccctgcccacagtgaaaggggatggggatggtggctgagggagatgccctgggctcagattccagagcagggacaagttgcactgggctgcaaagcccagaagccaccagagcccaggggagcagagcctgctgccagagctgctgacagggctgggtgcagggcagctctcactgcccagtgccaATCTCAGGGCTCACGTTCCCACATCAGCCTTACCATGTCAAAGAAGCGCGAGAGGTTCTCCACTAGATACTCATCGGTGGGGctggcctttttcttctccaggtttggACACATCAGGTTTTTAGGGACCATCACATCCTCTGTCCAGGAGTCTTCACTGCCAAcccacaggagctccatcatgtgtGGCAACAGAAGCTCCAGTTTCCCTGCCTGTATGAAGGACagagtttattttttgtgataagatacatgcctggaaagctccccaggcagccaccaggccccaacatggcatcagggcagttggcagcagtccccccaacacctgcctcccagcccacgccaagccactgccttacccacagccccagagccctggatgccaccatggctgtccctgacaccaccctgctcaccagctcaggtgtctcacacagcgcctgggagcctgggaatgttggaaggTCCTCATGGGTGTGGACGTCGGCgccagaagagcagtgcttctGGCCTGAATCGAGGGCTCGGTGTTGGTCCTAAAGCCTCCAGGATGCCAATGGTCTGTTCTGCCAGGCAGGAGACGAATACATTGCTGTCTGTCTTCAAGGGCTGAAGAGCTGTGAGCAAAAGAAACGGAGCCAAGATGAAGCCCTGTGTCTGCAGAGACCTCCAGACgtcccctccagcccatgtTCCCCACTCACCGCTGCAGATCTCATCCAGTTGCTCTTGGCTTCGGTTCCTCAGGTGCCGCGTGGCCACCCCTAGGCACAAAGCTCcgtcagcccctgctccccagcggGCTCCCAGCAGCGtggcccctggccctgccctgctccccctcagccgggatgagcccaggaagcaccaggagctcaggggggtggaactcagcccagtgcccaccAAGCCCAGCCAcgtgggcaggggtggcagagggaggcCGAGGCCCAGCCTGCGGCAGCCGGGGctcaggcagccccagggctgggcctggctgtggctgcaggagcagggacaggggtcaGCTTGCCCAAAGAGGGACCCCGGGGGCTGGGGCTCACCGATGAACCTGATGGCCGCCTCTCGCACACTGGCCTCAGGGTCCTTGAGGTAGCTCAGGCCCTGACGCAGGTActcttcagccctgctcctgtccttccccacctggagagagcacagggacacaggcatggcacagagcccccccgctggctgcagcagtccctcctgccagcactcagtgttgcccagagccctctctcccgctggctgcagggaagggagaggggccTGCAGAGGAGCCCCTGGGGCTCTGTTCTTGGAGGGCACacactgggctgcagctccagcctctgggcTCTGGGCCCACACAGTGGGCTCTGCCTGTGGGCCAAGCCTCACCCAACCTGCaccctggcacttggccttacCAAGCACTCGCCAATCCTCcacatctgctgcttcttcaccaGCTCTTTCAGCTCCCTCCACTTGAGCAGCTTTGTTGCAGCAAGGAGCGCTTCCTGGGCGGCCTGCATGGAAGCAGAAGGGGTGAGGTAGCAGCATGGCTGGCAAAGGAGAGCTCTTGGCTTTCTTGCTGGGGAGATTCTGCCCTCAGGATTTGGGACATGCCCTCACCAAAGTGTCTAGGGGACGTGTGaggacagccctgcaggacagggcCTGAGGCTGGACGCCCTGTCTTTGGACACATGCCAGGGACAGCAGAAAAGCCTGTGGGGATGTGCCTGTTCAGGCTTTGGTGGTCACAGGCTGCTGACGAGCCCTACTGGAGCCCTAGGGCAGCTGTTGGAAATGGCCGTGCcagcttctccatccctgctggcgctggctctgcagggacctttCCCACGGCTTGCGCTGGGCCACggctgcccactgccagcagcccttgccctgctgcctgggccccacAGGGCGGGCCAGCccacctctctctgtgccagtgctcagccttCCAATGTGTACCTTGGCCACGCTCGGGGACTGGTCACTTGTGCGAATGAGCAGCGGGACCAGTGCACTCCACAGAGACGTCTTCAATTGCttgttgttcctcagcactgctgagcccaggtggtctctgaagaggcagataaaggcCTCTCGCATgtcgctgctctcctgggaggaaggaggaaaggtgagctttggaaacagcggccccctgcccacagtgaaaggggGGTGGGTATGGTGactgagggagatgccctgggctcagattccagagcagggacaagttgcactgggctgcaaggcccagaagctaccagagcccaggggagcagagcctgctgccagagctgctgccagggctgggtgcagggcagctctcactgtccagtgcccatctcagggCTCACGCTCCCACATGAACCTTACCATGTCAAAGAAGCGTGGGAGGTTCTCCACCAAATACTCATCCATGGGGctggcctttttcttctccaggttttgATTTATCAGTCTTTTCAGGATCATAACGACCTTTGTCTTGAGGTCTTCTCTGCCAAcccacaggagctccatcatgtgtggcaccaggaactccagttttcctgcctgtatgaaggacagagtttcttttctgtgataagatctatgcctggaaagctccccaggcagccatcAAGCCCTAACATGTCATcaaggcagctggcagcacttcctctaacacctgcctcccagcccacacCAAGCCACcgccttacccacagccccagagccctggatgccaccatggctgtccctgatgccaccctgctcaccagctcaggtgtctcgCACAGCACGATGAGGCCGTCGAGCacctgggaggctgggagggttgGAAGCTCCTCATCGATATCAAAGTTGTCATTCTGAAGGTATTCAAATTCTTCGTCTTTGTCCTCCCACTCAAACTTCATGCTAGTGCCACTGGGCAATGGCTGTAGAAGCAAGCACAGTAGTGAGAGCCTGGCAGAGTCTGCAGGGCTCGTGGCAGGGGATCAAGTCCTTTTCTGGTAACTCACAGCCAAGTCAGAGgtggagctgctttctgagGAAGAAGCGCTGAGACTGCAGGGCCACCAGTCGACCCAGAGCATGACAGCGAATGGCCATAATATCTTGTCTCCAATCTTGGGCTCTGAGAAGATGCTCTGCCACATTTGCATGGCCACActgcaaggcagagctctgtgtcaGCAGGGCGGCCTGGAGTGCAGCGTGGCTGGGCCAGCCCAGGTGCCTGgggccctgcctgggcaggcagcagggcactgAGCTGGTGTTCCCCTctaggctgggagcagcagggtggctctgggctggctgggccagctttgtCTGCTGCAGGCCTGGACAACctagcagggctggaaagcttGGTGGGATGGAGAACCCCtctcctcagggctgtcctCCATCATTCCTTGGCTCTGGGAGCCAGAGAGTCTCAGGCTCCATCTCCCCACAGCCAACAAACCCTCAGGCTTTTCAGGGCCAGTACCTGTCTCCTTGTGGAGCGATGCTCAACAGTGTGGCGACTACCTTCCTTGGGAAAAACTCTGCtagcagcagaagcagggagTGGAAGCACTCCTGCACACGTTCACACTTCACACCTGGCAGTCTTTCATGCAGGAAGCTCAAAATCTTTGGCACCTGAAGGGGACAGAGGTGAGGAGAGTGCTGCCACGGTAGTGCAGCCTCAGCTGCCCTTTCCATGCcactctgctgccttcaggTGCCTTCAGGTGCCTGAGACACCTGGGtttggcagggagggatggagagaggaacAAGGCCTTCTAGGGCTGAAGGGCAGGGCAATCCAGCCACAGGCCACTTACATCTGTCAGGAAGAAGCACGGGTCAACCGTGGCCAGCCACAAAATCTCTTCTGCTATGATCCTGCGCCCTCTGTAAAGGTTCCACCCAAATGGTTCAACCCATGGACGAGGCTCTCCAGGTATCCATTGATAATTCTGTGCAtctttctgctccagggcttcaAGGACAATGTGCGTCCTCTCCGAGCGTGTGAGGTATCTTTCGAAGGGCTGcggcaggaaggaggagagtaAAGATGTCACCCCAAGgcccctgctggtgctgctcagctgggcagcgagagcagccctggccacaggtgcccagcagtgctggcagcagtgcccacagtCACTGTGTGGGGAAGGACGAGAGCAGAGGGTCCTTAggctgaggcaggagggctgggctcATGCTCACGgggtgctggccctgcacaggaccagggctcactgctgggcaggagagctgcagctgctgctgggacaccagCAGAGTGCCGCCCTCAGACAGTCCctgcttggggacagcaggaacccTCTCATCAGGGACACTGAGGCCCTGTCAGCCCCACCGATTCCGGGTGCCTTTGGCTCACAGGAGTGCCCTGCCGATGGCACGGACAAGAGTCTCAGCAACGGGGGAGCTCATTACCTTGATACCGCACTTTCTTCCGAGAGTCTTGCAGAAGCGGGTGATTTCACCTTCCACGTGGCGTGCGTATCGTTTGCCCCTTAGCCTGGTCCTGCCTAAAGAGCAGGGCAGATGTGCAAGtcagggagagcagctttgccatCAGGCTTTCCAAAGCAGCCCGAGATCTGCTTGGGAGATGGCAGGCCAGAAGGAGATTGTGGAGGGAGGGGGTCAGAGTGGGCTCCACAAACAGGCAGGGTTGAAGATGGTGAAAGGAgcggggaaggagagcagcagagaacaggTGCAAGACTTGAGGAGAGCACTCCACTTGTACAGCAAAAGAGAGCCGGGATGCTACGGGGAGCAGTTGGAGGGGCAAAGGTGGTcaagcagagaagcagagctgggaggtgatgtctgtgtgcagagggatgaaggcCACCACAATGCCCCTGAGCTTTTTGCTTACAGATGAATTCACTGAGGTGCTCAACAGTCGCCTGACACTTTATTGAAGCTTTATTGAAGTTGACATACTTTGCTTAAAGCAATAaagtttattatttcaaaataacacCCAAAAAAGAGTGCATCTGTGAATAAAGTCACATCTTACTGGGAATTCCTCCCTAAATCTGAGAAACCTGGCAAACAGCCTTCgctaaaaatacccaaacctaTGTGACTTGTGCTTTGACTGCTGTGCTTACAGAACATCTGATGGTGGTAAAAGCAGAACTAGGGCTGTCCAGGGCACTCATGTTCTGTGCAGTCTCTGACAGGAACTCATGATGGACTTTGCTGGCCAGAAAGGACACGtctgctctttcctgcagtGTCAAAGTTACCAGGGATGTGTCTTTGAGACTAAAACCTTGCTTTAATGGACTTTGAGACACAGACCTTGAGGTTTGGTTTGTTCACAGCCTCATTCTGTCCATTCAGCTCCCTCTGTTGGAGGCAATTCCGTTTCCAGGGGAGGTCACCTCAGTTTTGAAGTTGAAGCCTCAGATTTCACTCTGGAAAACTTGGTCAATGTGTTGGTGTCTCATGCGTGGGTGTTGTACGTGTTGGATTTCAGTATCCCACCTGAGGAACAGAAGGTTTCAATAGACCTCAAGTGGCTGAAGCCCTGGGTTTGGCCATCAGGCCttgtctttcactgctgtggtcttttaatagagcaacagagaattgcaacaaaaaactgaaaacattgtAAATTTTGTTCCAGAATCGTTGCCCTGAACCTTTGGTCGAGGTTGGGAATGGTTTgtctcccttggcagggagggtcAGTACTCTTTGTCATTCTGACATGAGTGCCCAGGTCCCTGATTTTATCGTGGCCAAAATACTGGGCTTGGAAACCAAACCAGGAGCTGGTAGATAACAGCAGGttgaaaaatgggctgatgCCTAATTCTTGTGACAGAAGGAATGGAAGACTCGTGAcatccaagaaaaaaattgggctttTCAGTGCCTACCTCAGGTTAGGATGACTGCCTGTGTCTtagtggaggaagatgtttttgtaattttattgaaacttgttagtaaaatgtgcctgaattcctaaggaaacaaccactgtgaaatcttttaaaccaaatgtagatttccaaagtgtagaagttgctattaatattttggccattcctgtggcatctTTTTGGTGTGTGAATGACTTGAGAACAAGAACATGTTCTTAATTATAACACATTACCAGGTCTGTTTACTGTTAATAATTTTACAAGGctgagagaagagtttaagatgaaaattgtggggttacttgcaaagtttttggtaAAACCAATGCAGTTGAACCTGGTGGGGAAATTTGCCCTTAAGTTGGTTTTGGCAGATCTCATGAGTGTCTAAGGCAGAGGCCAACCCAactggaaagagcctttcaagggtgactaagatgtaactaaattacctttttggGACGGGGGGAAAGCTGATGTCAGGAATTAAATTTCCTTATGTTAAGCtaagtaaaaatataataatatataaatattaaaattattttaatggtcttatTTATGGGGTTTTGACTGCACTCATGTTAGTACTTCTGAGTGTTTGATTGTgacaaaaatggaaaactttgtgtttttttttttttttcatattttgataCCTCAGTCAAGGCACtgacattaaaaatcattcaaaattttaattcatcttcaaaCATCAAAGGAGATTTGAAATGAGGTTAATGAGAACagtgatgggggaaaaaaaccaacccgagcccaaaaccaaaacaaccccaaaaactgttcatttttccattgtattttaaagaaggaagtctgtagagcagcagaaaacaggacacgTGGGCAGGTGTGAAAGTCAGACCGGGGCTTGTTGCACTGgttccagtgctctttgcttcagtgtaactggtcattttgagatgagactggggaaactgggctgccagggcagagaccaCTGGCTGGCCCCACTGgtttttgctgggcagtgggtaATTTCTGCCTCACTTGTCAGAATCAGCCCACGGTTATCAGGGAATGGGGTAGTGgtgaatttggctttcagactaaaatgaggttaaacttacacatattcaaaagaataaattgaTGTTGGAGTGCACACACTGAAAAATGTCAGTCCTATGACCGAAGCTCTTCCAGCAGTCGGGGCACTCACAGGGCTTCTCTTATCAGTGCGTCTGTTGGTGTCCGGtagggcactggtagggcttccaTTACTGGTGGGTCCATTGGTGTTGGGTCACATTAGAGCtctgagtgaagctcttcccacactccccacacttgtagggcctctccccggtgtggattcgccggtgggtgacaaggtgggagttctgcttgaagcccttcccacagtcggtgcaacggaagggcctctcatccgtgtgcgtccgctggtgccttaggagatctgagctggtccgaaacctcttcccacattccaagcacttgtagggccgttccctggtgtggatgtgctggtgggtgcggagggtggagctctgcctgaagctcttcccacattccccacacgtgtagggctgttccccagtgtggatgtgctggtgcttgAGGAGGTCGGAGCTCtgcctaaagctcttcccacactcctgacatgtgtagggccgttccccagtgtggaaaCGCTGGTGTTTGTGGAGACTGGAGCtgcagttgaagctcttcccacattccccacatatgtagggccgttccccagtgtggatgtgctggtgggtgaggaggtgggagctctgcctgaagctcttcccacattccaagcacttgaagggcttctcattgctgggaggctgctcagggaccaccagctcagagctccccctcaagctccagctgccttcccggcacaggctggctctttcctcctcagagcaccctgggatggctttggagcccctcctgtggggggatctccggcccttttcctccccgctgccttcctgcgccggggagcccttcaaaacggcctctcccaccagggtctcacggg
This Pseudopipra pipra isolate bDixPip1 chromosome W, bDixPip1.hap1, whole genome shotgun sequence DNA region includes the following protein-coding sequences:
- the LOC135405485 gene encoding olfactory receptor 14J1-like, giving the protein MRNSSSPTHLLLLAFADRRELQLLHFWLFLAISLAALLANGLILSAVACDHHLHTPMGFFLLNLSLTDLGCICTTVPKAMHNFLWNTRTISYAGCAAQVFLLIFLFAAEFSLLTIMCYDRYVAICKPLHYGTLLGSRACAHMAAAAWAAGFLYSLLHTANTFSLPLCQGNALGQFFCEIPHILKLSCSHSGYLREIWLLVVGACFVFGCFVFIVFSYVQIFRAVLRIPSQQGRHKAFSTCLPHLAVVSLFLSTGTFAYLKPPSNSSPSLDLVVSVLYSVMPPALNPLIYSLRNQELKDALRKMMAG
- the LOC135404535 gene encoding zinc finger protein 239-like, with the protein product MAPAAGQPRWRRRPAGAGVGGMSLAFPVGRRQIPCLSFLLPAPGPELRTESPEDKSPRETLVGEAVLKGSPAQEGSGEEKGRRSPHRRGSKAIPGCSEEERASLCREGSWSLRGSSELVVPEQPPSNEKPFKCLECGKSFRQSSHLLTHQHIHTGERPYICGECGKSFNCSSSLHKHQRFHTGERPYTCQECGKSFRQSSDLLKHQHIHTGEQPYTCGECGKSFRQSSTLRTHQHIHTRERPYKCLECGKRFRTSSDLLRHQRTHTDERPFRCTDCGKGFKQNSHLVTHRRIHTGERPYKCGECGKSFTQSSNVTQHQWTHQ